One Candidatus Zixiibacteriota bacterium DNA segment encodes these proteins:
- a CDS encoding T9SS type A sorting domain-containing protein, with the protein MLQLAKHFTLLALFFLFGLFCAESQAGTVTVESINAYPGEEVVVPVYLSDNNIDIASMTVPLKYSSPDVYVDSISFVGSLVQPNMAALAHIDNCNQTVRFTYVPQSGIPLITASDGLLANIHFSVSASSLEQIVSIDSINSVEYFGELELWTRLELADSTGLNTYFPDFDEGSLAIFSPLDADEGFAGIPTVLELKQNYPNPFNPSTTISYSLPEQAHVSLKIYNILGQEIKTLIDETKPAGHHEIDWSSGTAASGIYFYRLAFEDKILTKKMTLLK; encoded by the coding sequence ATGTTACAACTGGCAAAGCATTTCACCCTTCTGGCATTATTTTTCCTATTTGGGTTGTTTTGTGCCGAATCGCAGGCCGGAACGGTTACGGTCGAGTCGATTAACGCCTATCCCGGAGAAGAGGTAGTTGTTCCGGTATATTTGAGCGATAATAATATAGATATAGCTTCTATGACGGTTCCGCTCAAATATTCGAGTCCTGATGTATATGTGGATTCAATTTCGTTTGTCGGCTCGTTGGTTCAGCCCAATATGGCCGCCCTGGCTCATATTGATAATTGCAATCAAACCGTGAGATTTACCTACGTGCCCCAAAGCGGTATTCCTTTAATAACCGCCTCCGATGGACTCCTGGCCAATATACATTTTTCAGTTTCAGCCAGTTCATTGGAACAAATTGTGAGTATTGATTCGATTAACAGCGTTGAATATTTTGGGGAATTGGAACTCTGGACGCGACTGGAATTAGCTGATTCTACCGGCCTGAATACATATTTCCCTGATTTTGACGAGGGTTCGCTTGCAATTTTTTCGCCTCTTGACGCCGATGAGGGTTTCGCCGGAATTCCGACGGTACTGGAATTGAAACAAAATTACCCCAATCCATTCAATCCGTCGACCACAATTTCTTATTCTTTGCCGGAACAGGCCCATGTTTCTCTCAAGATATATAATATCCTGGGTCAGGAGATTAAGACTCTGATAGATGAAACCAAACCGGCGGGACATCATGAAATCGATTGGAGCTCCGGAACGGCGGCCTCGGGCATTTACTTCTATCGGCTGGCCTTTGAGGACAAAATCCTCACCAAAAAAATGACGCTGCTGAAGTAA
- a CDS encoding protein kinase — protein MPEQAVKQQLPRIGDYEIISRIGKGGIAEVYKALQTSLQREVAIKVLSPDLAHDSDIVQRFERESIMIAKLNHPNIVHVIDKGIQGGRYYFVMEYVDGTDFKHIIYNPRIDIKAKIELMVQVCKALDFAHKNDVVHRDIKPGNILIDKQGNAKIADFGIAQLRDKTDVEMTSSDIVMGTVAYMSPEQKFSSANVDQATDIYALGIILYEICCSKKPEGHFKMPSEINSMIPTAMDSIITTCLAENPGERFASAGTLKDALLNAFSGQLYTSGQAEATMARAESFMGKCRFLDTIKEDRFSSTFLVENKETKKLYIIKKNKKGEAGKREAQILSSLRNKHIISILGAGGDNSKTVVVTEYAQGGSLADRLARQYSWREAMKIVVQIAEGLEFAHHNNIIHGNLRPSNILFDENDVVKLTDFGLPPHYSKQKDWYAPPEKKRSKQGDMFSLGVILHSLLTNKIPQHDRSGNPYLTEIGNKVSDKVKDILKKLLQIRVANRYQSMEEMLIEYSEFIAEEGKPKVKIARKEAEKKKHRNLVPVFLALVAIFIGILLAVYGDMIFN, from the coding sequence ATGCCGGAACAAGCGGTTAAACAGCAATTGCCACGGATAGGCGATTATGAAATAATTTCCAGGATTGGCAAGGGGGGCATCGCTGAAGTATATAAAGCTCTCCAAACATCCCTCCAGCGGGAAGTCGCCATAAAAGTATTATCTCCGGACTTGGCTCATGATTCGGATATTGTCCAGAGATTTGAGCGCGAGTCAATCATGATTGCCAAGCTTAATCACCCCAATATTGTTCATGTGATCGATAAAGGCATTCAGGGTGGGCGTTATTATTTTGTCATGGAGTATGTCGACGGCACCGATTTTAAGCATATAATTTATAATCCCCGGATAGATATTAAGGCAAAAATCGAGCTAATGGTTCAAGTCTGCAAGGCTCTTGATTTTGCTCATAAAAATGATGTGGTTCACCGAGACATAAAGCCGGGCAATATTCTCATTGATAAACAGGGCAACGCCAAGATTGCCGATTTTGGGATCGCCCAGCTGCGGGATAAAACCGACGTCGAAATGACTTCGTCCGATATCGTAATGGGCACTGTCGCGTATATGTCCCCCGAGCAGAAATTCTCATCTGCTAATGTAGATCAGGCTACTGATATATATGCTCTGGGAATTATTCTGTACGAAATCTGCTGCAGTAAAAAACCGGAAGGACATTTTAAGATGCCGTCTGAGATTAATTCGATGATCCCGACGGCTATGGATTCGATTATCACCACCTGTCTTGCCGAAAATCCGGGCGAACGCTTTGCCTCCGCCGGGACTCTCAAGGACGCTCTCCTGAATGCCTTCTCCGGCCAATTATATACTTCGGGACAGGCCGAAGCAACAATGGCACGAGCCGAGTCGTTTATGGGCAAATGCCGTTTTCTCGATACCATAAAGGAAGATCGTTTTAGCTCAACGTTTCTGGTGGAGAACAAGGAAACCAAGAAACTGTACATTATAAAAAAGAATAAAAAGGGAGAAGCAGGCAAGCGCGAGGCGCAGATCCTTTCCAGTCTCCGAAACAAACATATTATCTCAATACTGGGTGCCGGTGGAGACAACTCTAAAACGGTTGTAGTTACTGAGTACGCTCAGGGTGGATCATTAGCGGACAGGCTGGCCCGGCAGTATTCCTGGAGAGAGGCTATGAAAATCGTGGTCCAGATTGCCGAAGGATTGGAATTTGCTCATCATAACAATATAATTCATGGTAATCTGCGGCCCTCAAATATACTATTCGATGAAAATGACGTAGTGAAATTGACCGATTTCGGTTTACCGCCCCATTATTCCAAGCAAAAGGACTGGTACGCTCCGCCGGAGAAGAAAAGATCCAAGCAAGGGGATATGTTTTCTCTGGGTGTCATTCTCCATTCTCTCTTAACCAATAAGATTCCTCAACATGACCGGTCGGGAAATCCTTACCTAACCGAAATCGGCAATAAGGTATCGGATAAAGTAAAAGACATTCTTAAAAAACTGCTGCAAATACGAGTCGCCAATCGGTATCAATCAATGGAAGAGATGTTGATTGAATATTCCGAATTTATAGCTGAGGAAGGGAAACCCAAAGTCAAAATAGCCCGGAAAGAGGCCGAGAAGAAAAAGCACAGAAATCTGGTACCGGTTTTTCTTGCCTTGGTAGCAATCTTTATAGGCATTCTATTGGCGGTTTACGGGGATATGATATTTAATTGA